The Scyliorhinus torazame isolate Kashiwa2021f chromosome 10, sScyTor2.1, whole genome shotgun sequence genome contains a region encoding:
- the LOC140384462 gene encoding uncharacterized protein encodes MAEISGGATRKEALEQRPKWGEKNKTAESGERAVWGPDQQEFLKRCVEVLKKEVLAPMLLAIEGLKETQKTQAVELRVVNEKVNTNEDEILGLAVKMEAHKAVHRRWTERIEILENRSRRNNLRILGLPEGVEGADAGAYVSTMLHSLMGAEASPTPLELEGAHRVLARRPKADEPPRAIVARFHCFADKESVLRWAKKVRSSRWENAMIRVYQDWSMEVAKRRAGFNRAKALLHKKRVRFGMVQPA; translated from the coding sequence atggcagagatcagcggtggagcgacgaggaaagaggccctggagcagagaccaaaatggGGTGAAAAAAACAAGACGgcggagagcggagagcgagcagtgtgggggccagaccagcaggagttcctcaagcgatgtgtggaggtgctgaaaaaggaggtgctggcgccgatgctgttggcgatcgaggggctgaaggagacccagaagacccaggcggtggagcttcgtgtggtgaatgagaaagtgaataccaacgaggacgagatcctgggcctggcagtaaaaatggaggcgcacaaggcggtgcacaggaggtggaccGAGAGAATTGagatcctggagaacaggtcaagaaggaacaacctccggattctgggtcttcccgaaggagtggagggagctgatgccggggcgtacgtgagcacgatgctccattcgctgatgggtgcggaggcctctccgacccccctggagctggaaggagctcatcgggtcctggcgaggagacccaaggcagatgagcctccaagggcgatagtggcaaggttccactgcttcgcggacaaagaaagtgtgctgagatgggccaagaaggtgcggagcagtagatgggagaacgcgatgatccgagtataccaggattggagcatggaggtggcaaagaggagagctggcttcaaccgggccaaggcgttgctgcataaaaaaagagtcaggttcggcatggtgcagcctgcgtga
- the LOC140384460 gene encoding ras association domain-containing protein 10-like, translated as MDAEDCKLSVWFCQEEKVISGLSRRTTCADVILALLEESRLDGGRSKFLSGPPDSYCLVEKWRGFERTLPNKTKILRLWGAWGEEREKVTFVLVKSQASLPNNGPRSAEAKVVLSKESPCSLRGTARVTLALPHDKQRRVVRKAFRKLAKMNRSKRQEESCGGKDGPCVERMETLVHLVLSQDHTIRQQVQRIRELDREIDRYEAKIHLDRMKRHGVNYVQDTYLVDSEPQDLGFQLEEYSRNCEELLRLQEELALQEEHMELVTLEIQEELNQRWMKRRQGELESGERQPPQLPGAASRAEEEEDGDEEEEETLLEQERLRTQLSASLYIGLRLSTDLEVTKNDLACTQRLCEQKRGELDNLLERVNVEEGRRVEEEVRRTGPQVSDPEPRPSPDSSGAWVEPRGLSTLCHVTDEDSDTGLSSMNSQDSDTIPVSESLV; from the coding sequence ATGGACGCGGAAGACTGCAAGCTGAGCGTGTGGTTCTGCCAGGAGGAGAAAGTTATCTCGGGGCTGTCCAGGCGGACCACTTGCGCCGATGTGATTCTAGCCCTGCTGGAGGAGAGCCGGCTGGATGGAGGGCGCAGCAAATTCCTGTCGGGGCCCCCGGACTCCTACTGCCTGGTGGAGAAGTGGAGGGGCTTCGAGAGGACCCTGCCCAACAAGACCAAGATCCTGCGACTGTGGGGCGCCTGGGGGGAGGAGCGGGAGAAAGTCACCTTCGTGCTGGTCAAGAGCCAGGCGTCGCTGCCCAACAACGGCCCCAGGAGCGCCGAGGCCAAGGTGGTGCTGAGCAAGGAGAGCCCCTGCAGCCTGCGGGGCACGGCCagggtcaccctggcactgccccacgaCAAGCAGCGGCGGGTGGTCCGCAAAGCCTTCAGGAAACTGGCCAAGATGAACCGCTCCAAGCGGCAGGAGGAGAGCTGCGGTGGCAAGGATGGCCCCTGTGTGGAGAGGATGGAGACCCTGGTCCACCTGGTCCTGTCTCAGGACCACACCATCCGGCAGCAGGTGCAGAGGATCCGGGAGCTGGACCGGGAGATCGACAGGTACGAGGCCAAGATCCACTTGGATCGGATGAAGAGGCACGGGGTTAACTACGTGCAGGACACTTACCTGGTGGACAGCGAGCCCCAGGACCTGGGTTTCCAGCTGGAGGAGTACAGCAGGAATTGCGAGGAGCTGCTGCGCCTGCAGGAGGAGCTGGCCCTCCAGGAAGAACACATGGAGCTGGTCACTCTGGAGATCCAAGAGGAACTCAACCAGAGGTGGATGAAGAGACGCCAAGGggagctggagagtggggagaggcagCCCCCTCAGCTCCCCGGGGCAGCCAGCagagctgaggaggaggaggatggagacgaggaggaggaggagaccctgCTGGAACAGGAGAGGCTGCGAACCCAACTCAGCGCCAGCCTCTACATCGGGCTGAGGTTAAGCACCGACTTGGAGGTCACCAAGAACGACCTGGCTTGCACCCAACGGTTGTGCGAACAGAAACGCGGCGAGCTGgacaatctgctggagagagtgaatgtggaggAGGGGCGGAGGGTGGAGGAAGAGGTGAGAAGGACTGGTCCCCAGGTCAGTGACCCCGAGCCCAGACCCTCCCCGGACAGCAGCGGTGCTTGGGTTGAACCGAGGGGTCTGTCCACACTCTGTCATGTTACTGACGAGGACTCTGACACTGGCCTCAGTTCCATGAACAGTCAGGACTCTGACACCATCCCAGTCTCCGAGTCTCTGGTATAG